The following is a genomic window from Puntigrus tetrazona isolate hp1 chromosome 20, ASM1883169v1, whole genome shotgun sequence.
taaaagcatacAATACAGGAATAGACATTtgatataattttacaaaagatttcttttacaaataaatggttTTCTGTCGTTTGAAGCATATCAAAGTATTCAGCACTAAGAAATGAGCACCAATCAACATattataatttctgaaggatcatgtgatccTGAAAACTGAAGCaaagactgctgaaaattcagctttgccaccCCAGAAAtgaattccattttaaaatatgaaaaataagatTGAAAGTAGTTAAAATGTTCAGTACAATTTATGCAATATTAGTCAATATTAAGGGAATTTTGTACTATAAAAATATCTtgccatgtaaaaaaaatctctgcTGTTTCGTAGGTATGTATCCTGGAATGTGAGTCACAGGCGTCTCCTGCATTGACCTGGGATTTGTGTTACCAGGCAGCAGGTCTGAACCAGCTTCCACTACCATTACAGGAGGAGAAAACATCAAAGCGCTCTGATGATGAAGCGGAGCCTCTGGCCACAGTGAGCATAGAAAATGACAATGGTGTTGAGTATACTGAGGCTTTGGAGCGGTTTCGACACGCCGCGCAAGCGCTCCGCAGCCAGCAGCcttcagaggaggaggagaaactGGAAATTTCATATGACCCAGACCTTGACCCAAGGACAGAGGAGGACCAGGATGGCGTAGGAGAAGAGAAGAGCGGTGAAGCAGCCGTAAGCATATCCAAGCGATTTGGAGGCTTTATGAAAGGTCGTCACGGTTTCCGGAAGTTGGTGAGCTCCGGAAGGCCTTTGCAGAAACGCTACGGTGGCTTCATAGGGATAAGGAAATCTGCCCGCAAGTGGAACAACCAGAAACGCGTGAGTCAGCTACTGAGGCAGTACCTGAGCTTGACAGGTCGCTCGGGGCGTTCGGGTCACATCAGCAACCTCTCCACCAGAAACCGAAGACAGAGTGAAGTTTAGCCGGCCTTAGAGCACAGGCCCTGGTCTTTTCACTTACCTCAGCTCAACTGCTCATCAGCCATCAGTAACTGTGAACATCTATCATGCACCACAGGCCAGAACTAGCTAAATCTGTGTTTAATCAAAGAAGAGGAATATTTTGTATAGCGTTGGTTTTTATCATTGACATTTCCATGGTGCCGTTCCTGAcatcaaaaacatctcaatCAAGTCGTTAGGACAAATGTTGCTGATGAGAACTGATTGTTCATTGCAGAATCAAAACTCCTAGAATTAACCTTGAagcattgtgaaaaaaataaaaggcaaagcAGTGAAACTTGAATTGAGCGCGTGAATCAGTTACAAATGAGAGCAGTGGCTTGTAGTGGAGTATGGGGCTTTCTTGTTCTGTTTGAGAGAAAagcactttatattttaacctCGCACACTGTGTTGTGCTAAGATTCGTTGTTTTGCACGCAGCCTTGATGTAtagaactgttttaaaaatttaatagaGCAATCAAACGAGTTCTAACAAAATCAATATTCAAAGAACGATAACCTCTATGGGCTGGTTGACGTTTTTGGATCAATGCTGCCCTCTGGAGTGTACACTCGAAATTATGCTCCGAAAAACCCTGACAACATCACTGAAAATAGTCGGCAACTTTAGGCTTTATTATCAAAACCTCGGTCCGTGCATGTTAGCCAAACAGAAGACGCTGGGGTGGCTTTCTGCCAATGGAATGAGTCTGAGGGCGGGATTACCCATTTGTCCTAACAATATAAGATTTGACTTGTTCagaaaatcagtttaaaaacaaaacttcagTCATTATTATTGCAAATCAGTTTGGTGCCAAAAATGGCACCGGTTTGGTTCAGCTTGATGGTAATGGAATTTCGGTTTATCGCGTGTTCCAGCATTCTGCATTTGTTTGTGCATGAGAATATACATCTGACTTCATCTTTAGTGCTTGACCCCCCTCACCCCACCCCCACATTATGAGTTATGAAAACTGACACCCCACATGTAAAGAAAGAACTAGCAGATAGGCTTTCAGTGTACTTTACAGTATTCTTcatataaatgtacagttttgtgttttgtgtgtgtagacaTCTTggatttgtgaatatttttcatttcaaacacattCTGCAAGCATTTtcggaaagttttttttttctatttaatccTTTCCACTTGTACATGAAATGCACACAAAAGgccaataaaataattttacgaTTGTTCTTGTTATTTGTCATGCGCAAATGACAAGCTTTtgaaatttgcatattttatctTGTGTCTTTTAATcatacataactttttttttcagtatgacGTTACGCTTTCAAATCCTTTTAGATGGTCCCAAAGGGATGATTCCAGTATTATACAAGACCTTAACACTTTTGGAAGGATGACAAGAAACGTACAAAAGGAAACAAGCCCGATCTATTCACCGGGCAGTATTCAGTCAAGCTCCCTTTAACTCTTTGCAATAGCACTTTGGTATTCAATCAAAAGGTTATAGCTGCACTTTTATCTCCATCAGACAACATACTATGGCCACCAATGTGGCCAGCATCATTCACAACTTTCACTCAACACCACTGTAGCTTTATATCTGGCAGTTTAGATTGATTAGGAAGCGCTATGGCATACGACCTAAGTCAAACCTCGCGAAACTCAAAAGTTGTGACTAAATTCAGAGTAAAtacgtagaaaaaaaaagacaatacatGACAGCACACTGTTACACCTTTCAGGCTAACAAAACGGCAATAGAAAAAACATCATGAAAATGCTCAAAGCAATACATTGTCCACAGTATACAAAAATCAACAATCACTTAAATATCTCGGGTATGGATTAAGTGCAGGACTGGGGTAGAAAAAACACCTTGATCAGATACAGGATTACACTTTAGTCTCGTGAGAGGGCAGAATTCACCTTTGAAGGGCTGGGATCCTACTACTCCACAGTCTCAACAGCTAGTACCAGCGTTCACTTTGTGggaaaacataacaaaaacacttttaactctgggaaaacaaaaaaaggtagaAAAGTGAAAAGACGGGTCCTCTACAGTGCAGGAAAGAGctggaggaaagaaagaaaatggagATTCTTTCTTGTCccctaaagtcttttttttttgtttaatctgGGAACCGCTGACAGGCTTTCTTCCAGCGGCAAGCAGTGCACCATTGGTCCCTACGCTCCACGCCATACACTTTTCGGCACTTTTTGGCCTCACCTCGACCCTTCCTATGGACACAAGAAGGATAAATACACATTGAAAACAGTGTACAATTAACTAACGTACATAGCTTTTTAGAGTGCAACACTCTGTAGTCAGAATGACTAACTTCAAAACAAGCCATGTTAATTTCACAAAGAGAGATATTATTTCTTAGCTACAGAGGGCAGCATTTAACTGAGCCGCATGATCTGATACCTGAATGAACAGTGCCCTCTGGAGGGAGATGCACTCATGGTCTGTGATCTGGTGGGGGCGCTGTTCCTCTGTAGCCACTGTTCTCCAACACTCACCGACCGGCTGCGAGATGCTGGAATCTACAGATCAACACAGTAACAAAAAGGACAGATGGCTTAAAGTGTTCGATATTACGACATTAAGTGTCTGTTTTTGGAGAGGCAGACCAACCTGAGGTTTCTGCTGGACGTCACCAGACGGGGTCCAGCTGCAAAAGGTGGGAGAGCCTGGAGAGACCGTGACCTGAATGGGTGCGCAggcctgcagaaaaaaaacacagcgatggaaaaaacaaaacactacatTAAACACATcattataaaagtttttatcTGTTTCTATAATCAGtaataaagggatagttcacccattaaattaaatctgttcattAGACTCTTGCTCAATTCATACAGATTTATGTTTAGAATTAACTTTTTGAGTCTTCTAAGTTACCTAAATTTTCAATGGAGGAACAGAAACTTCTCAGActtcataataaaaaaccttaatttgtgaataaacgatgacagaatttagtttatttttattttagtttagttcgTTTATTTTAGTAAGCTATACCTTTCATTTCAGAACTGCATCATATTATCCGTTTTAGCTATTATCTCAGCTGATCTGTACCTGATAGAGATGTTCGGTGTGGATCTGCCACACGCTGCTTGGAGCTGATTGGCTGAGCGGGCTTGATTGGACTGGAGCATCTTGGGGTCCTGGGGTGGATTGGCTTTGTGTGGAGCTGCAGGATGTCCAGGCCCCGCTGGAGAAGGATGGAGCAGGAGATGGAGGTGCAGTTTCCTCATCTTCAGAGGAGACCTCTGTGTAGTAGAAGTCTTCCTCCCTATGAGACTGCTCTGAGCCCCcactgtttaatataaaaaaaaaaatacatgcattatttataggTCATTTTCAAGCCAATTGAAACTTGTCgatttatacatgcattttttttttacataataaacgCTGACATTGCTCAAAGATGTTTCATAACGTTCCAGCGTCATCTCAGTTGTTCCAAGAGTTTGGTGTGCGAGGGCATACTCACCCCAGGTGAAGAGTACGGATGTGCCGTTTCATT
Proteins encoded in this region:
- the pnocb gene encoding prepronociceptin b gives rise to the protein MKTPFWTLLLLCLCSSGHSDCQGDCLTCGLILPEQQAFNTLVCILECESQASPALTWDLCYQAAGLNQLPLPLQEEKTSKRSDDEAEPLATVSIENDNGVEYTEALERFRHAAQALRSQQPSEEEEKLEISYDPDLDPRTEEDQDGVGEEKSGEAAVSISKRFGGFMKGRHGFRKLVSSGRPLQKRYGGFIGIRKSARKWNNQKRVSQLLRQYLSLTGRSGRSGHISNLSTRNRRQSEV
- the znf395b gene encoding zinc finger protein 395b isoform X1, which encodes MAAVGSRAGLDTISMCTEGQDGLVYMQCCGQGEAVGVQKKLNAGTEWSAKQTNLSFPRSSGVNLPYRSPESVEMDEIMAAMVLTSLSCSPVVQSPPQRDLLPGDMECCGGELSDSGSSGYWSWDHGNVSPAPSPSVTEMDRSLGQPTDEGLHMELDQAACEEPEARRCKSLSRGAYRCLWPGCGKVLTSRVGMKRHIRTLHLGGGSEQSHREEDFYYTEVSSEDEETAPPSPAPSFSSGAWTSCSSTQSQSTPGPQDAPVQSSPLSQSAPSSVWQIHTEHLYQACAPIQVTVSPGSPTFCSWTPSGDVQQKPQIPASRSRSVSVGEQWLQRNSAPTRSQTMSASPSRGHCSFRKGRGEAKKCRKVYGVERRDQWCTACRWKKACQRFPD
- the znf395b gene encoding zinc finger protein 395b isoform X2, producing the protein MAAVGSRAGLDTISMCTEGQDGLVYMQCCGQGEAVGVQKKLNAGTEWSAKQTNLSFPRSSGVNLPYSPESVEMDEIMAAMVLTSLSCSPVVQSPPQRDLLPGDMECCGGELSDSGSSGYWSWDHGNVSPAPSPSVTEMDRSLGQPTDEGLHMELDQAACEEPEARRCKSLSRGAYRCLWPGCGKVLTSRVGMKRHIRTLHLGGGSEQSHREEDFYYTEVSSEDEETAPPSPAPSFSSGAWTSCSSTQSQSTPGPQDAPVQSSPLSQSAPSSVWQIHTEHLYQACAPIQVTVSPGSPTFCSWTPSGDVQQKPQIPASRSRSVSVGEQWLQRNSAPTRSQTMSASPSRGHCSFRKGRGEAKKCRKVYGVERRDQWCTACRWKKACQRFPD